In Paracoccus fistulariae, a single window of DNA contains:
- a CDS encoding DUF883 family protein has translation MADAKQTVEGVSQDVKQAANEAKEDIRRGAREVADDVRDTADRLQDNGGVDRLKERGADFANAAAETGREYAERARQAGEDYANRARAEAEHLYERGQQAAKEVSHYAEERYDEVSEMVRRHPAQALGIAAGVGFLVGLILARR, from the coding sequence ATGGCTGATGCAAAGCAAACCGTAGAAGGCGTCTCGCAAGACGTGAAGCAGGCCGCCAATGAGGCGAAAGAGGATATCCGTCGTGGCGCCCGCGAGGTTGCCGACGACGTGCGCGACACCGCGGACCGTCTGCAGGACAATGGCGGCGTGGATCGCCTGAAAGAGCGTGGCGCCGATTTCGCCAATGCCGCCGCTGAAACCGGCCGCGAATATGCCGAGCGCGCCCGTCAGGCGGGCGAAGACTATGCCAACCGCGCCCGCGCCGAGGCAGAGCATCTGTACGAACGCGGTCAGCAGGCGGCCAAGGAAGTCTCTCACTACGCCGAAGAGCGTTACGACGAGGTCTCCGAAATGGTGCGCCGTCATCCCGCCCAGGCGCTTGGCATTGCCGCAGGCGTGGGCTTTCTGGTCGGCCTGATCCTGGCGCGTCGCTGA
- a CDS encoding phage holin family protein, with product MFDYAQKLQLALTDKARRAGMKAAAGTVAAIGVAFLLAALWIWLAYEMDLGAMIASVVLGVFFLVVALIVLLMGGSTRHDMPTTDELRQEVETQLMMVADAASNRARMEAGRVVDMAGRKVSSVVGSATDRVSQVADKAYGVAQSVGFTPENVDRTIDKAGDVKDKVVEASNTNAGSMAKLLGAFAIGVTLASRFRKSRDDDDDYYHDEDDYYDDDRYYR from the coding sequence ATGTTTGACTATGCGCAGAAGCTGCAGCTTGCGCTGACCGACAAGGCCCGCCGCGCCGGCATGAAGGCGGCGGCGGGCACCGTCGCGGCCATCGGCGTCGCGTTTCTGCTGGCGGCGCTGTGGATCTGGCTGGCCTATGAGATGGATCTGGGCGCCATGATCGCCTCGGTCGTGCTTGGCGTCTTCTTCCTTGTCGTGGCACTGATCGTGCTGCTGATGGGCGGCAGCACGCGCCATGACATGCCCACGACCGACGAGTTGCGCCAGGAGGTCGAAACGCAGCTGATGATGGTGGCTGATGCGGCGTCGAACCGCGCACGGATGGAGGCCGGTCGCGTCGTCGATATGGCCGGGCGCAAGGTCTCATCCGTGGTAGGCAGCGCGACGGATCGCGTCAGCCAGGTCGCCGACAAGGCTTACGGCGTCGCGCAATCGGTGGGCTTCACGCCCGAGAATGTCGACCGGACGATCGACAAGGCCGGTGACGTCAAGGACAAGGTGGTCGAGGCCAGCAACACCAATGCAGGCAGCATGGCAAAATTGCTGGGTGCCTTTGCCATCGGCGTAACGCTGGCCAGCCGGTTTCGGAAATCGCGTGATGATGATGACGATTATTATCACGACGAGGACGATTATTACGACGACGACCGCTACTACCGGTGA
- the grxD gene encoding Grx4 family monothiol glutaredoxin, with product MSEVNAQIQEMVDNSDVVLFMKGTKEMPQCGFSSRVAGVLNYMGVDYRDVNVLADDAIRQGIKDFSEWPTIPQLYVKGEFIGGCDIITEMTLSGELDQLLDQKDIAYNKEAADKIREANA from the coding sequence ATGAGCGAAGTGAACGCGCAAATTCAGGAAATGGTCGATAACAGCGATGTCGTGCTGTTCATGAAAGGCACCAAGGAAATGCCGCAATGCGGGTTTTCCAGCCGCGTGGCCGGGGTGCTGAACTATATGGGCGTGGATTATCGCGACGTGAACGTGCTGGCCGATGATGCCATCCGCCAGGGCATCAAGGATTTCTCGGAATGGCCGACGATCCCGCAGCTTTATGTCAAGGGCGAGTTCATCGGTGGCTGCGACATCATCACCGAAATGACCCTGTCGGGCGAGCTGGACCAGCTTCTGGACCAGAAGGACATCGCCTATAACAAGGAAGCTGCCGACAAGATCCGCGAAGCCAACGCCTGA